One part of the Pandoraea faecigallinarum genome encodes these proteins:
- the rplL gene encoding 50S ribosomal protein L7/L12 — MAITKDEIIEAVGAMSVMELNDLVKAFEEKFGVSAAALAVAGPAGAGGGAAAAEEQTEFNVILAEVGANKVGVIKAVREITGLGLKEAKDLVDGAPKAVKEGVDKAAADEAKKKLEEAGAKVEVK, encoded by the coding sequence ATGGCAATCACGAAAGACGAAATCATCGAAGCCGTAGGCGCGATGTCGGTTATGGAACTGAACGACCTGGTCAAGGCGTTCGAAGAGAAGTTCGGCGTGTCGGCTGCTGCCCTGGCAGTTGCTGGCCCGGCTGGTGCTGGCGGCGGTGCTGCTGCTGCTGAAGAGCAAACCGAATTCAACGTCATCCTGGCAGAAGTCGGTGCAAACAAGGTCGGCGTCATCAAGGCCGTGCGCGAAATCACCGGTCTGGGCCTGAAGGAAGCCAAGGATCTGGTCGATGGCGCTCCGAAGGCTGTCAAGGAAGGCGTCGACAAGGCTGCTGCTGACGAAGCCAAGAAGAAGCTGGAAGAAGCCGGCGCCAAGGTCGAAGTCAAGTAA
- the rplJ gene encoding 50S ribosomal protein L10 — translation MALNLDDKKAVVAEVSAQVAGASTIVVAEYRGITVGDLTKLRANARQQGVYLRVLKNTLARRAVENTPFADLAEQMTGPLIYGISTDPVAAAKVLNDFSKGNDKLILKAGSYDGKVMDKAGVQALASIPSRDELLAKLLGVMQAPVSGFARVLAAVAEKKQAEAA, via the coding sequence GTGGCACTTAATCTTGATGATAAGAAAGCCGTCGTGGCAGAAGTTTCGGCGCAAGTCGCCGGTGCTTCGACCATCGTTGTGGCTGAATATCGCGGAATCACGGTTGGCGATCTGACGAAGCTTCGCGCCAATGCGCGTCAGCAAGGCGTCTACCTGCGTGTTCTGAAGAACACGCTGGCACGCCGCGCGGTGGAAAACACCCCGTTTGCTGACCTGGCTGAACAGATGACCGGTCCTCTGATCTACGGTATCTCGACGGATCCCGTAGCCGCTGCGAAAGTCCTGAACGACTTTTCGAAGGGCAACGACAAGTTGATCTTGAAGGCCGGCTCGTACGACGGCAAGGTGATGGACAAGGCAGGCGTGCAAGCGCTGGCCTCGATCCCGAGCCGCGACGAACTGCTCGCGAAGTTGCTGGGTGTCATGCAAGCGCCGGTTTCCGGCTTTGCTCGCGTCCTGGCTGCCGTGGCAGAGAAGAAGCAAGCGGAAGCTGCTTAA
- the rplA gene encoding 50S ribosomal protein L1, with product MAKISKRQQALAAKVDRNKLYPVGDALALVKECASAKFDESIDVAVQLGVDAKKSDQVVRGSVVLPAGTGKSVRVAVFAQGEKAEQAKAAGAEIVGMEDLAEQIKAGNMDFDIVIASPDTMRIVGTLGQILGPRGLMPNPKVGTVTPDVATAVKNAKAGQVQFRVDKAGIIHATIGRASFEPAALQQNLSALLEALTKSKPASSKGVYLRKIALSSTMGVGVRVDQASLTA from the coding sequence ATGGCTAAGATCTCTAAGCGTCAACAAGCACTGGCCGCCAAGGTCGACCGCAACAAGCTGTACCCGGTCGGCGACGCTCTGGCCCTGGTCAAGGAATGCGCGAGCGCCAAGTTCGACGAGTCGATCGACGTCGCCGTGCAACTGGGCGTGGACGCAAAGAAGTCGGACCAGGTGGTTCGCGGTTCGGTCGTTCTGCCGGCTGGTACCGGTAAGTCGGTTCGCGTGGCCGTTTTCGCGCAAGGCGAAAAGGCCGAACAAGCCAAGGCTGCCGGAGCGGAAATCGTTGGTATGGAAGACCTGGCCGAGCAGATCAAGGCCGGCAACATGGACTTCGACATCGTGATCGCTTCGCCGGACACGATGCGTATCGTCGGTACGCTGGGCCAGATCCTCGGCCCGCGCGGCCTGATGCCGAACCCGAAGGTTGGCACGGTGACCCCGGACGTGGCCACGGCAGTGAAGAACGCCAAGGCTGGTCAGGTGCAATTCCGCGTCGACAAGGCCGGTATCATTCACGCCACGATCGGTCGCGCTTCGTTCGAACCCGCAGCGCTGCAACAGAACCTTTCGGCCCTGCTGGAAGCCCTCACGAAGTCGAAGCCGGCTTCGAGCAAGGGTGTCTACCTGCGCAAGATCGCCCTGTCGAGCACGATGGGCGTTGGCGTGCGTGTGGACCAGGCCAGCCTGACGGCCTAA
- the rplK gene encoding 50S ribosomal protein L11 encodes MAKKIIGFIKLQIPAGKANPSPPVGPALGQRGLNIMEFCKAFNAQTQSLEPGLPIPVVITAFADKSFTFVLKTPPATVLIKKAANLQKGSAKPHTDKVGKITRAQAEEIAKTKMPDLTASDLDAAVRTIAGSARSMGITVEGL; translated from the coding sequence ATGGCAAAGAAAATCATCGGCTTTATCAAGCTGCAGATTCCTGCAGGTAAAGCCAACCCGTCGCCCCCCGTGGGCCCGGCCCTGGGTCAGCGTGGCCTGAACATCATGGAGTTCTGCAAGGCGTTCAACGCGCAAACGCAGAGCCTCGAACCGGGTCTGCCGATTCCGGTGGTGATCACCGCTTTCGCAGACAAGAGCTTCACGTTCGTCCTGAAGACCCCGCCGGCAACGGTGCTGATCAAGAAGGCTGCCAACCTGCAAAAGGGTTCGGCCAAGCCGCACACCGACAAGGTGGGCAAGATCACCCGCGCACAAGCGGAAGAAATCGCGAAGACCAAGATGCCTGACCTTACCGCCTCCGATCTGGACGCCGCGGTTCGCACCATCGCTGGCAGCGCACGTTCGATGGGCATCACGGTGGAGGGTCTGTAA
- the nusG gene encoding transcription termination/antitermination protein NusG, translating to MSDTGAAPSKKRWYVIHAYSGMEKSVAKQLQERITREGMQDYFGQILVPTEEVVETTAGHKKVTERRFFPGYVLCEMEMTDESWHLVKDTPKVTGFIGGTGNRPTPIRQAEVDKIMSQIKDGVEKPRPKTLFEVGELVRVKDGPFTDFNGSVEEVNYEKARLRVSVTIFGRATPVELEFGQVEKI from the coding sequence ATGTCTGATACCGGAGCCGCACCGAGCAAGAAGCGCTGGTACGTCATTCATGCCTACTCCGGCATGGAAAAGAGCGTAGCCAAGCAGCTGCAAGAGCGTATTACGCGTGAAGGCATGCAAGACTACTTCGGTCAGATTCTCGTTCCGACCGAAGAAGTCGTTGAAACTACGGCTGGCCACAAGAAGGTCACCGAACGTCGTTTCTTCCCCGGCTATGTGCTGTGCGAGATGGAAATGACGGACGAATCGTGGCACTTGGTGAAGGACACGCCAAAAGTCACGGGCTTTATCGGCGGCACGGGTAACCGTCCGACGCCGATTCGTCAGGCTGAAGTCGACAAAATCATGTCGCAAATCAAGGATGGGGTTGAAAAGCCGCGTCCCAAGACGTTGTTCGAGGTGGGTGAGCTGGTTCGAGTCAAGGATGGTCCCTTCACTGACTTCAACGGCTCGGTGGAAGAAGTGAACTACGAAAAAGCCCGCCTCCGTGTATCCGTCACCATCTTTGGTCGGGCAACTCCAGTAGAACTGGAGTTCGGACAAGTCGAAAAGATCTAA
- the secE gene encoding preprotein translocase subunit SecE, whose product MANSPVETVRTTGDKLLLAVAGLLVVAGVVAFYTLEQQALYVRVAAIVVILVIAAFVASMSQTGKGFLAFAKDAYKEVGKVVWPTRKEAAQTTAIVFAFVIVMALYLWISDKTIEWAVFSLILGWK is encoded by the coding sequence ATGGCGAATTCTCCTGTAGAAACTGTACGTACGACTGGCGACAAGCTGCTGCTGGCCGTGGCCGGGCTGCTGGTCGTTGCCGGCGTCGTTGCGTTCTACACTTTGGAGCAACAGGCGCTGTACGTGCGAGTTGCCGCCATCGTCGTTATTCTGGTTATCGCAGCATTTGTGGCATCGATGTCGCAAACGGGTAAGGGTTTTCTGGCCTTTGCTAAGGATGCGTACAAGGAAGTGGGTAAGGTCGTTTGGCCGACCCGTAAAGAGGCCGCGCAAACGACCGCGATTGTCTTCGCGTTCGTCATCGTGATGGCGCTGTATCTGTGGATCAGCGACAAGACGATTGAATGGGCAGTGTTCTCTTTGATTCTTGGCTGGAAGTGA
- the tuf gene encoding elongation factor Tu, with protein sequence MAKEKFERTKPHVNVGTIGHVDHGKTTLTAAIATVLSSKFGGQAKKYDEIDAAPEEKARGITINTAHIEYETANRHYAHVDCPGHADYVKNMITGAAQMDGAILVCSAADGPMPQTREHILLARQVGVPYIIVFLNKCDMVDDAELLELVEMEVRELLSKYEFPGDELPIIKGSAKLALEGDKGELGEAAIMKLAEALDTYIPTPERAIDKTFLMPVEDVFSISGRGTVVTGRVESGVIKVGEEIEIVGIVPTVKTICTGVEMFRKLLDQGQAGDNVGILLRGTKREEVQRGQVLAKPGSIKPHTDFTGEVYILSKDEGGRHTPFFNNYRPQFYFRTTDVTGSITLPEGKEMVMPGDNVSITVKLIAPIAMTEGLRFAIREGGRTVGAGVVATIVA encoded by the coding sequence ATGGCAAAGGAAAAATTCGAGCGGACTAAGCCGCACGTGAACGTCGGCACCATCGGTCACGTGGACCATGGCAAGACCACCCTGACGGCCGCTATCGCAACGGTTCTGTCGTCGAAGTTCGGCGGCCAGGCCAAGAAGTACGACGAAATCGACGCAGCGCCGGAAGAAAAGGCACGCGGTATTACGATCAACACCGCGCACATCGAGTACGAAACGGCCAACCGCCACTACGCACACGTTGACTGCCCGGGTCACGCCGACTACGTCAAGAACATGATTACCGGTGCTGCCCAGATGGACGGCGCTATCCTGGTTTGCTCGGCTGCCGACGGCCCGATGCCGCAAACGCGCGAGCACATCCTGCTGGCCCGTCAGGTTGGCGTGCCGTACATCATCGTGTTCCTGAACAAGTGCGACATGGTCGACGACGCCGAGCTGCTCGAGCTGGTCGAAATGGAAGTTCGCGAACTCCTGTCGAAGTACGAATTCCCGGGCGACGAGCTGCCGATCATCAAGGGTTCGGCCAAGCTGGCGCTGGAAGGCGACAAGGGCGAACTCGGTGAAGCCGCCATCATGAAGCTGGCTGAGGCGCTCGACACGTACATCCCGACGCCGGAGCGCGCCATCGACAAGACGTTCCTGATGCCGGTGGAAGACGTGTTCTCGATCTCGGGTCGCGGTACCGTTGTGACCGGCCGTGTCGAATCGGGCGTGATCAAGGTCGGCGAGGAAATCGAAATCGTCGGTATCGTTCCGACGGTCAAGACGATTTGCACGGGCGTTGAAATGTTCCGCAAGCTGCTCGACCAGGGTCAGGCAGGCGACAACGTTGGTATTCTGCTGCGCGGCACGAAGCGCGAAGAAGTTCAGCGTGGTCAGGTTCTGGCCAAGCCGGGTTCGATCAAGCCGCACACCGACTTCACTGGCGAGGTCTACATTCTGTCGAAGGATGAAGGTGGTCGTCACACCCCGTTCTTCAACAACTACCGTCCGCAGTTCTACTTCCGTACGACGGACGTGACGGGTTCGATCACCCTGCCGGAAGGTAAGGAAATGGTCATGCCGGGCGACAACGTTTCGATCACGGTCAAGCTGATCGCTCCGATCGCCATGACCGAAGGTCTGCGTTTCGCAATCCGCGAAGGTGGCCGTACCGTCGGCGCCGGCGTGGTTGCAACGATCGTAGCTTAA
- a CDS encoding phospholipase D-like domain-containing protein — protein sequence MFPSRAFLSHLPSLFASLRHCLPRRNRFIRVIHFVRIVPLALLVAACGSVRPPPEPSQWTTHTPASTPGALASALAPAMRAHPGQSGFQLLATGSAAFTMRLALVQSAQHSLDVQYYSAGEDVTGRLLLQSLLDAAQRGVRIRMLVDDINRRHTDPAFAALDQSPNIEIRVFNPFGTLDTTLLERAGNLLTRFDQLNRRMHNKALVADNQVAIVGGRNLGDEYFDANPDLSFRDFDLLCAGPVVEAISHSFDHFWTSPQSYPLKQVQSKIDNETLEATRAALAQHWRDAENVPAGREALHQPPLAASLRAGTVALFWAPAELAADTPDKLDAPVADTRSKPGDKLRQLAANAQSEFLIISPYFVPLDGGVRFLSKLAQRGVKVRVLTNSLAATDVVPVHAGYARYRPALLQAGIELYEFKPIRTDDGERQSRRVTFGGSSRASLHGKAYVIDRRDVVLGSFNLDPRSVRLNTELAIVIHSPEFAERMARIFDRATSPRTSFRVELAPTGTTPPTPTPPTMPALRWVGEENGQPRTFDVEPYATFGRNAVAGAFTLLPSDDLL from the coding sequence ATGTTTCCTTCGCGCGCCTTCCTGTCACACCTGCCTTCACTCTTCGCGTCGCTCCGGCACTGCCTGCCCAGGCGCAATCGTTTCATTCGCGTCATTCACTTCGTTCGGATCGTCCCGCTCGCCCTGCTCGTTGCCGCTTGCGGATCGGTGCGCCCGCCGCCGGAGCCGTCGCAGTGGACCACTCATACGCCAGCCAGCACGCCAGGTGCACTCGCTTCCGCCCTCGCCCCGGCCATGCGCGCACATCCGGGCCAGTCCGGCTTCCAACTGCTGGCGACGGGCTCCGCCGCCTTCACGATGCGTCTCGCGCTGGTGCAGTCCGCGCAACACAGCCTCGACGTGCAGTACTACAGTGCCGGCGAAGACGTCACCGGCCGCCTGCTGCTCCAGTCACTGCTCGACGCCGCCCAACGCGGTGTGCGCATTCGCATGCTGGTGGACGACATCAACCGTCGCCACACCGACCCCGCTTTCGCCGCGCTGGACCAGAGTCCCAATATCGAAATCCGCGTCTTCAATCCGTTCGGCACCCTCGACACCACGCTACTGGAACGCGCGGGCAATCTGCTCACGCGCTTCGATCAGTTAAACCGCCGCATGCATAACAAGGCACTCGTTGCCGACAACCAGGTGGCGATCGTAGGCGGCCGCAATCTGGGGGACGAATACTTCGACGCCAATCCCGACCTCTCCTTCCGCGATTTCGATCTGCTCTGCGCGGGGCCGGTCGTCGAAGCGATCTCGCATAGCTTCGACCATTTTTGGACCAGCCCTCAGTCCTACCCGCTCAAGCAAGTCCAGTCGAAAATCGATAACGAGACGCTAGAGGCTACGCGAGCCGCTCTCGCCCAACATTGGCGCGACGCCGAGAACGTGCCCGCCGGCCGCGAAGCGCTCCATCAGCCGCCACTCGCCGCCAGTCTGCGCGCAGGCACTGTCGCGCTGTTCTGGGCCCCCGCCGAACTGGCCGCCGATACGCCCGACAAGCTCGATGCGCCTGTCGCCGACACCCGGAGCAAGCCAGGGGACAAGCTCCGCCAACTGGCCGCCAACGCGCAATCCGAATTCCTGATCATCTCGCCCTACTTCGTACCGCTCGACGGCGGTGTGCGGTTTCTGTCGAAGCTGGCGCAACGTGGCGTCAAAGTGCGCGTACTGACGAATTCGCTCGCCGCAACCGACGTCGTGCCTGTCCACGCGGGTTACGCCCGCTATCGTCCGGCGCTGCTGCAGGCGGGCATCGAGCTATACGAATTCAAACCCATCCGCACCGACGACGGCGAGCGTCAATCCCGGCGCGTGACGTTCGGCGGGTCGTCTCGCGCGAGTCTGCATGGCAAGGCCTATGTCATCGACCGTCGCGACGTCGTCCTCGGCTCGTTCAATCTGGACCCACGCTCGGTGCGACTCAACACGGAGCTGGCCATCGTGATTCACAGTCCGGAGTTCGCTGAGCGAATGGCGCGCATATTCGATCGCGCCACGTCGCCGCGCACCAGTTTCCGCGTCGAGCTGGCGCCGACCGGCACAACGCCGCCGACACCCACGCCGCCCACCATGCCAGCACTACGCTGGGTGGGCGAGGAAAACGGGCAACCGCGCACGTTCGACGTCGAACCCTACGCGACTTTCGGACGCAACGCAGTCGCAGGCGCATTCACCCTGCTGCCAAGCGACGATCTGCTCTGA
- a CDS encoding M24 family metallopeptidase: protein MSNQANSSAVRYPDEASLVERVGPAFSVDGMLAARNKTRAAIGEIASKVRPGMVEEDAVAMAKGVLVAAGLELSWHPTRVRFGRNTLKPMRQPSEAGVVLGENDLFFIDIAPRFEAWEGDGGASFVVGEHAEFERCARDAETLFHDVRRKWLREGATGQALYAYADEVACRMGWTLNFDLPGHRVSDFPHAAIHTGSLAAFEATPSAMRWILEIHLRDPQLRFGAFFEDMLLEDVYY from the coding sequence ATGTCGAATCAAGCCAATTCCTCCGCCGTTCGCTACCCGGACGAAGCTTCGCTGGTCGAGCGCGTCGGCCCGGCATTCTCGGTCGACGGCATGCTCGCCGCGCGCAACAAGACCCGCGCTGCGATTGGCGAAATTGCCAGCAAGGTGCGACCCGGCATGGTGGAGGAGGATGCCGTCGCCATGGCGAAAGGCGTGCTCGTGGCGGCCGGCCTGGAATTGAGCTGGCACCCGACTCGCGTGCGCTTCGGCAGGAACACGCTCAAGCCGATGCGTCAGCCGTCCGAAGCGGGTGTCGTGCTCGGGGAAAACGACCTGTTCTTCATCGACATCGCGCCGCGTTTCGAAGCATGGGAAGGCGACGGCGGCGCGAGCTTCGTGGTCGGCGAGCATGCCGAGTTCGAACGGTGCGCGCGCGACGCCGAAACCCTGTTCCACGACGTTCGCCGGAAATGGCTGCGCGAAGGGGCGACCGGGCAAGCGCTTTACGCATATGCGGACGAGGTGGCGTGTCGCATGGGCTGGACGCTGAACTTCGATCTGCCGGGCCACCGGGTGTCCGACTTCCCGCACGCGGCCATCCATACCGGCTCGCTGGCCGCATTCGAAGCTACGCCGTCCGCCATGCGCTGGATTCTGGAAATTCACTTGCGCGACCCACAACTGCGCTTCGGGGCGTTCTTCGAAGACATGCTGCTTGAAGACGTCTACTACTGA
- a CDS encoding GlxA family transcriptional regulator: MIRTVALLVFPGVQALDVSGPLDVFAEANRFLLPGDHYQTEVVGTQHGAIGCSNGMALLPRRHYQDVGGYVDLLLVAGGPSLLTDDPGPNVYRWLNDMVPHARRYGSICNGALILAAAGLLDGKRVTTHWNDVDVLAERAPGATIEVDRLFIQDGNLYTSAGVTAGIDLSLHLLAQDHGQEIALNVAKRLVVFTQRAGGQSQFSPYLTPYAEPNSPVAQVQQYVLAHLAEPLSVGDLAAVAKMSVRNFSRVFARDAGVTPAEFVSAARVDAARVMLENGSAPLKTVAWQCGFGDPHNMRKVFQRRFGVSPQQYRENFGQPRR, encoded by the coding sequence ATGATCCGTACCGTCGCCCTGTTGGTTTTCCCCGGCGTGCAAGCGCTCGATGTGAGCGGCCCGCTGGACGTTTTCGCCGAAGCCAACCGTTTCTTGCTGCCCGGCGACCACTACCAGACGGAGGTCGTCGGCACGCAGCACGGCGCCATCGGGTGTTCGAACGGCATGGCGCTGTTGCCGCGCCGGCATTATCAGGACGTGGGCGGTTACGTCGATCTGCTGCTGGTCGCCGGTGGGCCCTCGCTGCTGACCGACGATCCAGGGCCGAACGTCTATCGCTGGCTCAACGACATGGTTCCTCACGCCCGGCGCTACGGCTCGATCTGCAACGGCGCGCTGATTCTGGCGGCCGCCGGACTGCTCGACGGCAAGCGCGTGACCACGCACTGGAACGACGTCGACGTGCTGGCCGAACGCGCGCCGGGGGCGACCATCGAAGTCGACCGCCTGTTCATTCAGGATGGAAACCTGTACACGTCCGCGGGGGTCACGGCAGGAATCGATCTGTCGCTGCATCTGCTTGCGCAGGACCACGGACAGGAGATCGCGCTGAACGTGGCGAAGCGTCTGGTGGTTTTCACGCAGCGGGCGGGAGGTCAATCCCAGTTCAGCCCCTACCTCACACCCTATGCGGAACCGAACTCGCCTGTAGCGCAAGTCCAGCAATATGTGCTGGCGCATCTGGCCGAACCATTGTCCGTCGGCGATCTGGCAGCAGTGGCGAAGATGAGCGTGCGCAATTTCTCACGGGTCTTCGCACGCGACGCCGGGGTGACGCCCGCCGAATTCGTGAGCGCGGCGCGCGTCGACGCGGCGCGTGTGATGCTGGAGAACGGCAGCGCGCCGCTCAAGACCGTGGCGTGGCAATGCGGCTTCGGCGATCCGCACAACATGCGCAAGGTCTTCCAGCGGCGCTTCGGCGTGTCGCCACAGCAGTACCGCGAGAACTTCGGGCAGCCGCGAAGGTAA
- the paaA gene encoding 1,2-phenylacetyl-CoA epoxidase subunit PaaA, which yields MYTQAIDLAGNSPKGVRALSEAEQAQQARFDARVAAEQKIEPQDYMPAEYRKTLVRQISQHAHSEVVGMLPEGNWISRAPSLKRKAILLAKVQDEAGHGLYLYSAAETLGTSRDQMIDALHSGKAKYSSIFNYPTLTWADVGVIGWLVDGAAIMNQVPLCRCSYGPYARAMIRVCKEESFHQRQGFDALLSMMNGTQAQRDMVQEAVNRWWWPVLMMFGPSDKDSIHSAQTMKWGIKRISNDDLRQKFVDAAVEQAKVLGVTFPDPDLKWNEARKAHDYGEIDWSEFWRVVGGDGPCNKERVGTRVAAHEKGAWVREAALAHAAKQRQRAEKQAA from the coding sequence ATGTATACGCAAGCCATCGATCTGGCCGGCAACAGCCCCAAGGGCGTTCGTGCCCTGAGCGAGGCCGAGCAGGCACAGCAAGCTCGCTTCGACGCGCGCGTCGCCGCCGAACAGAAGATCGAGCCGCAGGACTACATGCCCGCCGAGTACCGCAAGACGCTGGTGCGTCAGATCTCGCAGCACGCGCACTCGGAAGTCGTCGGCATGCTGCCGGAAGGCAACTGGATCTCGCGCGCGCCCAGTCTCAAGCGCAAGGCCATTCTGCTCGCCAAGGTTCAGGACGAAGCCGGTCACGGCCTCTATCTGTATTCCGCCGCCGAAACCCTCGGCACGTCGCGCGACCAGATGATCGACGCACTGCACTCGGGCAAGGCCAAGTACTCCAGCATCTTCAATTACCCCACGCTCACGTGGGCCGACGTCGGCGTGATCGGTTGGCTCGTCGACGGCGCCGCCATCATGAATCAGGTGCCCCTGTGCCGCTGCTCGTACGGTCCGTACGCGCGCGCCATGATTCGCGTGTGCAAGGAAGAGTCGTTCCATCAGCGTCAGGGCTTCGACGCCCTGCTCTCGATGATGAACGGCACGCAAGCCCAGCGCGACATGGTGCAGGAAGCCGTGAACCGCTGGTGGTGGCCGGTGCTGATGATGTTCGGTCCGAGCGACAAGGACTCCATTCACAGCGCGCAAACCATGAAGTGGGGCATCAAGCGCATCTCGAACGACGACCTGCGTCAGAAGTTCGTGGACGCTGCCGTCGAACAGGCCAAGGTGCTCGGCGTGACCTTCCCCGACCCGGACCTGAAGTGGAACGAGGCGCGCAAGGCCCACGACTACGGCGAAATCGACTGGAGTGAATTCTGGCGCGTGGTCGGCGGTGACGGCCCGTGCAACAAGGAACGCGTCGGTACCCGCGTGGCCGCCCACGAAAAGGGCGCCTGGGTGCGCGAAGCCGCCCTCGCCCACGCCGCCAAACAGCGCCAGCGCGCCGAAAAACAGGCCGCGTGA
- the paaB gene encoding 1,2-phenylacetyl-CoA epoxidase subunit PaaB encodes MTQATNKEWPLWEVFVRSKMGLEHKHSGSLHAADADMALRMARDVYTRRQEGVSIWVVPSVAITASAPEDKAELFDPAADKIYRHPTFYQLPEEVNHM; translated from the coding sequence ATGACGCAAGCAACCAACAAGGAATGGCCCCTCTGGGAAGTGTTCGTGCGCAGCAAGATGGGCCTCGAACACAAACACAGCGGCAGCCTGCACGCCGCCGACGCCGACATGGCGCTGCGCATGGCGCGCGACGTCTACACGCGCCGTCAGGAAGGCGTGAGCATCTGGGTCGTGCCCTCGGTCGCCATCACGGCATCGGCGCCGGAAGACAAGGCCGAACTGTTCGATCCCGCCGCCGACAAGATCTACCGTCATCCGACCTTCTACCAGTTGCCGGAAGAAGTGAACCACATGTAA
- the paaC gene encoding 1,2-phenylacetyl-CoA epoxidase subunit PaaC → MKPTQEHLSYLLRLADNALILGQRNAEWCGHGPVLEEDIALTNLSLDLIGQARMLYQHAARLETELTGFAKQEDDYAFWRDEFAFRNWTLVELPHYGPTAGTTAAERDYAVTIVRNFLYSALMVEVWQALTQSADETLAAIAAKSVKEANYHLHHARDWLVRFGDGTEESHRRAQAALDYLVPYMNEIFKRDTLEDAVAAAGTGVTMADLKAAWQAVVDDALAEATLSAPVSGAFESTGKFGHHSEHMSYLLGEMQGLARQHPGASW, encoded by the coding sequence ATGAAACCGACGCAGGAACATCTGTCCTATCTGCTGCGCCTCGCCGACAACGCGCTGATCCTCGGTCAGCGCAATGCGGAGTGGTGCGGTCACGGCCCCGTGCTCGAGGAAGACATCGCGCTCACGAACCTGAGCCTCGACCTCATCGGCCAGGCCCGCATGCTCTATCAGCACGCCGCCAGGCTCGAAACCGAACTCACCGGCTTCGCGAAGCAGGAAGACGACTACGCCTTCTGGCGCGACGAATTCGCCTTCCGCAACTGGACGCTCGTCGAACTGCCCCACTACGGTCCGACGGCAGGCACGACCGCCGCCGAGCGCGACTACGCCGTCACCATCGTGCGCAACTTCCTGTACTCCGCCCTGATGGTCGAAGTCTGGCAAGCGCTCACGCAGTCGGCCGACGAAACGCTCGCCGCCATTGCCGCCAAGTCGGTCAAGGAAGCGAATTACCACCTGCATCACGCACGCGACTGGCTGGTGCGTTTCGGCGACGGTACGGAAGAGTCGCATCGCCGCGCACAGGCCGCACTCGACTATCTCGTGCCGTACATGAACGAGATCTTCAAGCGCGACACGCTCGAAGATGCGGTCGCCGCCGCCGGTACGGGTGTCACGATGGCGGATCTGAAAGCAGCCTGGCAAGCCGTCGTCGACGATGCTCTCGCCGAGGCCACGCTCAGCGCGCCGGTGAGCGGAGCCTTCGAGAGCACGGGCAAGTTCGGGCATCACTCCGAGCACATGAGCTATCTGCTCGGCGAGATGCAGGGACTGGCGCGCCAGCATCCCGGCGCAAGCTGGTAA
- the paaD gene encoding 1,2-phenylacetyl-CoA epoxidase subunit PaaD, whose translation MTNLPLTPAVAPDVLTPASQASLPLAWQTLEAVPDPEIPVVSIRELGILRDVRVVTNDQGATAFEIVITPTYSGCPAMQQIAEDIAAAMTRAGLGPWHVTTVLAPAWTTDWISPEAREKLRGYGIAPPTGAQAVSAGTSRKITFYGRPKDGVPCPHCGSVETEVVSAFGSTACKAHYRCRACQEPFDYFKPY comes from the coding sequence ATGACGAATCTACCGCTCACCCCTGCCGTTGCGCCCGACGTGCTCACGCCGGCCTCGCAGGCGTCGCTGCCGCTCGCGTGGCAAACGCTCGAAGCCGTGCCCGATCCGGAAATCCCGGTCGTGTCGATTCGGGAACTCGGCATTCTGCGCGACGTGCGCGTCGTCACGAACGATCAGGGCGCCACGGCATTCGAGATCGTGATTACGCCGACGTATTCGGGCTGTCCCGCCATGCAGCAGATCGCCGAGGACATTGCCGCGGCCATGACGCGTGCCGGCCTCGGTCCGTGGCACGTCACGACAGTGCTCGCACCGGCCTGGACGACCGACTGGATCAGTCCGGAAGCCCGCGAAAAGCTGCGGGGTTACGGCATCGCACCACCGACCGGCGCGCAAGCCGTATCTGCCGGCACCTCGCGCAAGATCACCTTCTACGGCCGCCCGAAAGACGGCGTGCCGTGCCCGCACTGCGGCTCGGTCGAGACGGAAGTCGTTTCCGCCTTCGGCTCGACCGCCTGCAAGGCGCACTACCGTTGCCGCGCGTGCCAAGAGCCGTTCGACTACTTCAAGCCATATTGA